One Papaver somniferum cultivar HN1 chromosome 10, ASM357369v1, whole genome shotgun sequence genomic window carries:
- the LOC113319362 gene encoding phosphate transporter PHO1 homolog 8-like, with protein MKFGKEHLSQMLPEWKEAYLDYRYLKTLLKDILRFKHKQEKEGTQKKSLVRDLTLYRSFSGLHKRKSHDFINGGDIEDQFIMVKEVKGANSNVKYETKFIIPSEDATDQEVVFFNTLDYEFSKVDKFYKDKVEEVMNEVALLNKQMDALIALRIKVENPNLDMSGAVRELVADVANLATSTVSNPSTPRMPRKEQMFVIQETAIADEEDSEGSIGGVDVDKSNGGNNNFKPAHLEILEHVKINNEPETPKSTIKAMLLKDSKDKKLQFNRKQLKKVEEQLKQVFIEFHWKLRQLKRYSFMNLLALSKVMKKYDKITLRGASKSYLRAVDNSYIGSSDEISTILERVEATFVKHFCNSNRRKGMKSLRPTMKKGKHKTTFLLGYFAGCTTALLVALVLVVNVRKLVIKEGSTQYMENIFPLYSLFAYIILHMLMYAVNIYFWRCYRVNYPFIFGFKQGSELGYREVFLLSAGLTLLSLAGVLANLDMEMDPATQSYQTITELVPLGLVTLVLAIAFCPFNIIYRSGRFFFIKSIWRCICAPFYKVTLIDFFLADQLTSQVQAFRSLEFYICYYVWGDFRKRHNSCRQSAVYNSFYFIVAVLPYWSRLLQCLRRWVEEKDVSQVYNGLKYLLTIIAVLMRTGFDLEKGTSWRAVAIISSAIAAIMSTYWDIVKDWGLLQRHSKNPWLRDKLLISHTSVYFIAMVLNVILRLAWLQSVVNFHVTFLHRTALTTIVACLEILRRGMWNFFRLENEHLNNVGKFRAFKSVPLPFSYYDEDNSKDD; from the exons ATGAAGTTTGGCAAGGAGCATTTGTCACAAATGTTACCTGAGTGGAAGGAAGCTTACTTAGACTACAGATATCTCAAAACATTGTTGAAAGACATACTCAGGTTCAAACACAAACAGGAGAAAGAAGGAACACAGAAGAAATCATTGGTTCGAGATTTGACATTGTACAGGTCCTTCAGCGGGTTACACAAACGAAAGAGTCATGATTTCATAAATGGAGGAGATATTGAAGATCAATTTATAATGGTCAAGGAAGTCAAAGGAGCAAACTCGAATGTCAAATACGAGACCAAGTTCATTATACCCTCTGAAGATGCAACTGACCAAGAAGTGGTTTTCTTCAATACACTTGACTATGAATTCagtaaggttgataagttctacaAGGACAAGGTCGAAGAGGTTATGAACGAAGTCGCTTTGCTTAACAAACAAATGGATGCTCTAATTGCGCTGCGGATCAAGGTCGAAAATCCGAATCTTGATATGTCTGGTGCAGTGAGAGAGCTCGTGGCTGATGTTGCTAACTTGGCTACTTCAACTGTGTCTAACCCAAGCACCCCAAGAATGCCAA GAAAAGAGCAAATGTTTGTAATACAAGAAACGGCGATAGCAGACGAAGAAGATTCTGAGGGCTCCATTGGAGGTGTGGATGTTGATAAAAGTAATGGTGGCAATAACAACTTTAAACCAGCTCACCTGGAAATTCTTGAACATGTTAAGATCAACAATGAACCAGAAACGCCAAAGTCAACTATAAAAGCCATGCTTCTCAAGGATTCCAAAGATAAGAAGTTGCAATTTAACAGGAAGCAGTTGAAAAAGGTAGAAGAGCAGCTAaagcaggtttttattgaattcCACTGGAAGCTTCGTCAACTAAAACGTTATAG CTTTATGAATCTGTTGGCACTGTCGAAAGTGATGAAGAAATATGACAAG ATAACGTTGAGGGGTGCATCAAAATCATACCTACGGGCAGTGGACAACTCTTACATTGGCAGCTCTGATGAG ATTTCTACTATCTTGGAGAGAGTGGAGGCCACCTTTGTCAAGCACTTCTGTAACTCAAACCGCCGAAAAGGCATGAAATCCTTGAGGCCAACAATGAAAAAAGGAAAGCACAAAACAACATTCTTATTAG GATATTTTGCTGGCTGTACGACAGCTCTGTTAGTGGCTCTTGTTTTGGTTGTAAATGTGAGGAAGCTCGTGATTAAGGAAGGAAGCACTCAGTACATGGAAAACATATTTCCACTTTATAG tTTATTTGCATATATCATCCTGCATATGCTCATGTACGCCGTGAACATATACTTTTGGAGATGTTACCGAGTCAACTATCCGTTTATATTCGGTTTCAAGCAAGGGAGTGAGTTGGGATACCGAGAAGTTTTTCTTCTCAGTGCTGGTCTGACACTACTTTCACTAGCTGGTGTCCTTGCGAACCTGGACATGGAGATGGATCCAGCCACTCAAAGCTATCAGACAATCACCGAGTTAGTTCCTTTGGGATTAGTTACT CTCGTACTTGCCATAGCATTTTGCCCCTTCAACATTATATATCGTTCTGGTCGTTTTTTCTTTATCAAATCAATATGGCGCTGTATTTGTGCTCCTTTCTACAAG GTTACGCTCATTGACTTTTTCTTGGCAGACCAACTTACTAGCCAG GTCCAGGCCTTCAGGAGTCTTGAGTTCTATATTTGCTACTATGTGTGGGGAGACTTTAGAAAGAGGCATAACAGTTGCCGCCAGAGTGCCGTCTACAATTCTTTCTATTTCATTGTAGCAGTTCTCCCATACTGGTCTCGGTTGCTCCAG TGTCTCCGTCGATGGGTTGAAGAGAAAGATGTGTCTCAGGTATACAACGGTCTAAAATACCTCTTGACAATAATTGCAGTCCTAATGAGGACAGGGTTCGATTTAGAGAAGGGAACGAGTTGGAGAGCTGTAGCTATAATTAGCTCTGCCATTGCTGCAATCATGAGTACTTATTGGGACATCGTCAAGGATTGGGGGCTTCTTCAACGGCATTCAAAGAACCCTTGGTTGAGAGACAAACTTCTCATATCACACACTAGTGTCTACTTCATAGCGATG GTGCTTAATGTTATTCTAAGACTTGCCTGGCTGCAATCTGTTGTGAACTTCCATGTGACATTCTTGCATCGAACAGCCTTAACCACCATAGTAGCATGTCTAGAGATTCTCCGTCGAGGGATGTGGAATTTCTTCAG GTTGGAGAACGAGCACTTGAACAATGTCGGGAAGTTTCGTGCATTCAAGTCAGTCCCTCTCCCTTTTAGTTACTATGATGAAGATAATAGCAAGGATGACTAG